One genomic region from Melioribacteraceae bacterium encodes:
- a CDS encoding sulfatase → MNELTNHSRRDFIKTAGIFSAAFLLPKFITSGMHRTEKPNIVFILADDQGVHELGCYGNPYYHSPNIDRLSREGMIFTNSYAACPVCSPTRASIMTGKYPARLHLTDFIPGKETQPENYLATPEWTKQLTLEEVTIAEALKTAGYKTGHFGKWHLNYDKNYSPGRPGDPGSQGFDVVFTSVKPNKNDDPDADAHHVKEITDNALKFIEGNKDQQFFCYMAHHSIHSPKMENEALIQKYKEKPGADLPENSPVIGAMVETLDKNIGRILDKLDELKLSQNTIVIYFADNGCSTAKETLKPLRGGKAQLYEGGIREPLIIRWPGVIRPGSKCDVPVTSVDFFPTILNICGVKNNISNIDGVDILTLLNGAEKYSDRPIFWHYPHYHSQGIAPSGAVRKGRYKLIEWYEKSINGIVTEGALELFDLETDISEQKNLIKEKPQLGRELYDELKNWRKKVNAQEMFLNPDYKPGAKKKKESIDE, encoded by the coding sequence ATGAATGAATTAACAAATCATTCACGAAGAGATTTTATCAAAACAGCAGGAATATTTTCTGCCGCCTTTCTGCTTCCGAAATTTATTACTAGCGGAATGCACAGAACAGAAAAACCTAATATAGTTTTTATTCTGGCAGATGATCAGGGAGTACATGAACTCGGTTGTTACGGCAATCCGTATTATCATTCACCGAATATTGACAGGCTTTCCCGCGAAGGTATGATCTTCACTAATTCGTACGCAGCGTGCCCGGTTTGCTCACCTACCAGAGCAAGCATAATGACAGGTAAATATCCTGCCAGACTTCATCTTACAGATTTCATACCCGGGAAAGAAACTCAGCCGGAGAATTATCTCGCCACTCCGGAGTGGACAAAACAACTTACGCTTGAGGAAGTAACTATTGCTGAAGCATTGAAGACTGCCGGTTATAAAACGGGACATTTCGGTAAGTGGCATCTTAATTACGACAAGAATTATTCGCCGGGCAGACCGGGCGATCCCGGTTCACAGGGCTTCGATGTGGTTTTTACATCTGTCAAACCGAACAAGAATGATGACCCTGATGCTGATGCGCATCATGTAAAAGAAATTACCGACAACGCTCTGAAATTTATTGAGGGCAATAAAGATCAGCAATTCTTCTGCTATATGGCGCATCATTCGATTCACAGCCCGAAAATGGAAAATGAAGCACTGATTCAAAAATATAAAGAAAAACCCGGCGCAGATCTCCCTGAAAATTCACCTGTTATCGGTGCAATGGTCGAAACTCTTGATAAGAATATCGGAAGAATTCTGGACAAACTCGATGAACTGAAACTATCACAAAATACAATCGTAATTTATTTTGCGGATAATGGCTGCTCTACGGCAAAAGAAACACTGAAACCATTGCGTGGAGGAAAGGCTCAGCTTTACGAAGGAGGAATCCGAGAACCTTTAATAATACGCTGGCCCGGTGTGATAAGACCCGGTTCAAAATGTGATGTGCCAGTTACCAGCGTAGATTTCTTCCCGACAATTCTTAATATCTGCGGTGTAAAAAATAACATCAGCAATATAGACGGTGTTGATATTCTTACTCTCCTGAATGGGGCTGAGAAATATTCCGATCGACCGATTTTCTGGCATTATCCTCATTACCATTCGCAGGGCATTGCTCCTTCAGGTGCAGTAAGGAAAGGACGTTACAAATTGATCGAGTGGTATGAAAAGAGTATAAACGGAATTGTAACAGAAGGTGCATTGGAATTATTTGATTTAGAGACCGATATCAGCGAGCAGAAAAATCTTATTAAAGAAAAACCTCAGCTTGGAAGAGAATTATATGATGAATTGAAAAACTGGCGTAAAAAAGTAAACGCGCAGGAAATGTTTCTTAATCCGGATTACAAACCCGGTGCGAAGAAGAAAAAAGAGTCAATTGATGAATAA
- a CDS encoding anaerobic sulfatase-maturation protein, producing the protein MKFSDSFHLLAKPIGPICNLDCTYCFYLEKEKLFPDSKDWKMSDEVLDNFIRQYIEVQTVPEINFGWQGGEPTMLGVDYFRRVIEIQNKYADGKKINNSLQTNGVLLNDEWADFFAKNNFLIGLSVDGPAELHDYYRVHKNKKPTFDEVMNGLEFLKKHGVEFNTLTCINRINAYKPLEVYNFLKEIGSVYMQFIPIVERKASAVTNDSLELISPDYSGDSELADWSVESLQYGKFLNAVFDEWIRNDVGKQFVQIFEVALESWFGKTQSLCVFNKTCGRAMAIEHNGDIYSCDHFVYPENRLGNIMEASLASLVDSPQEIKFGMDKADKLPKYCLQCDVRFACNGECPKHRFIKTPEGEEGLNYLCEGYKNFFHYINPYMKIMANELHNRRSPAIVMEWAREKDAGFPSFNTGRNEDCPCGSGSKFKSCCMKKRK; encoded by the coding sequence ATGAAATTTTCTGATTCCTTTCATCTTCTTGCAAAACCAATTGGACCTATTTGCAATCTTGATTGTACATACTGTTTCTATCTGGAAAAGGAGAAATTATTCCCGGATTCGAAAGATTGGAAAATGAGTGATGAAGTTCTTGATAATTTCATAAGGCAGTATATCGAAGTCCAGACAGTTCCGGAAATCAATTTCGGATGGCAGGGGGGCGAGCCAACCATGCTGGGTGTCGATTATTTTAGAAGGGTGATTGAAATTCAGAATAAATATGCTGACGGAAAAAAAATCAACAATTCGCTTCAGACTAACGGTGTTTTGCTTAATGATGAATGGGCGGACTTTTTTGCCAAGAATAATTTTCTCATCGGGCTTTCGGTAGACGGACCGGCTGAACTCCATGACTACTATAGAGTTCATAAGAATAAGAAACCTACATTTGATGAGGTGATGAATGGTCTGGAATTTTTGAAGAAGCACGGTGTTGAATTCAATACTCTTACCTGCATAAACAGGATCAATGCATATAAACCGCTGGAGGTTTATAATTTTCTGAAAGAGATTGGAAGCGTTTATATGCAGTTTATTCCTATCGTAGAGAGAAAAGCCTCTGCAGTTACCAATGATAGTCTTGAACTTATTTCTCCGGATTATTCCGGAGATTCTGAGCTTGCCGACTGGTCTGTGGAATCCCTTCAGTACGGAAAATTCCTTAATGCGGTCTTCGATGAATGGATAAGGAATGATGTCGGAAAACAATTCGTACAGATATTCGAGGTTGCTCTCGAAAGCTGGTTCGGAAAAACACAATCGCTCTGCGTTTTCAATAAAACCTGCGGAAGAGCAATGGCTATAGAACATAACGGAGATATTTACTCATGCGACCATTTTGTCTATCCCGAAAATAGACTTGGCAATATAATGGAAGCTTCACTTGCGTCACTCGTCGATTCACCTCAGGAAATTAAATTCGGTATGGATAAAGCGGATAAGCTTCCGAAATATTGTCTTCAATGCGATGTGAGATTTGCATGCAATGGTGAATGCCCGAAGCACCGATTCATAAAAACACCCGAAGGAGAAGAAGGCCTCAACTATCTCTGTGAAGGATATAAAAACTTTTTCCATTATATAAATCCTTATATGAAAATAATGGCAAATGAGCTGCATAACCGCAGATCGCCGGCTATTGTAATGGAATGGGCGCGCGAAAAAGATGCCGGATTCCCCAGCTTTAATACCGGAAGAAATGAAGATTGTCCGTGCGGAAGCGGTTCGAAATTTAAAAGTTGCTGCATGAAAAAAAGGAAATAA
- a CDS encoding sulfatase, with protein MENKISRSKFIKTLALGTAAVSLPGFNFQKSTPAEKPNILFIISDDLNDWVGVFGGNKDTITPNIDRLAKRSVIFNKAYCSAPICNPSRASMMTGFRPSTTGVYNNRQPFRLSEVGKDAVTLPQYLRENGYYATGAGKIYHGKFPDPASWNDFYPSLDKQTTRDPNPPKVPANSAKGAEDVDWYPLKVDDSQMGDYKTVEYCIEQLNKKHNKPFFLACGIRKPHLPWYVPEKYFDKIDKQKITMPLMREDDLDDVPDAGRKLAQEKVYRAIKKEGKEKDLVAAYLAAVNFTDTMIGRLIDELDKSSYSQNTIVILLGDHGWHLTEKLHWKKSTLWEEATRAPLMISVPGNSPKNVRCERTVSFLDLYPTIVELCGLKPNPANEGQSIASLLKNPEAEWKYPAVTTHMKGNHSVRNERYRYIRYNDGTEELYDHGSDEMEWKNLAWDPEYSGLKEEMKNWLPKTNAKDSKRVKWPGDKDEPGSEDEINGE; from the coding sequence ATGGAAAACAAAATTTCAAGAAGTAAATTTATTAAAACGCTGGCATTAGGTACCGCAGCGGTTAGTTTACCCGGATTCAACTTTCAGAAAAGTACACCCGCTGAAAAACCTAATATTCTTTTTATAATATCAGATGATCTAAACGACTGGGTAGGAGTTTTCGGAGGTAACAAGGATACAATCACTCCTAATATTGACAGGCTTGCGAAAAGGTCGGTGATTTTTAATAAAGCTTACTGCAGCGCTCCCATATGCAATCCGTCGAGAGCCAGTATGATGACGGGATTCCGTCCATCTACGACTGGAGTCTATAACAACCGTCAACCATTCCGACTCTCTGAAGTGGGTAAGGATGCAGTCACTTTGCCTCAGTATTTACGAGAAAACGGTTACTATGCGACAGGTGCGGGAAAAATCTATCACGGGAAATTTCCTGATCCCGCTTCATGGAACGATTTTTATCCCTCGCTCGATAAACAGACAACCAGGGATCCAAACCCGCCTAAAGTTCCGGCAAATTCTGCCAAAGGCGCTGAAGACGTTGACTGGTATCCGCTTAAGGTTGACGACAGCCAAATGGGCGATTATAAAACTGTTGAATATTGTATCGAACAACTCAATAAGAAACATAATAAGCCGTTCTTTCTTGCTTGCGGAATAAGGAAGCCGCATTTACCATGGTATGTCCCCGAAAAGTATTTCGATAAGATCGATAAACAGAAAATTACAATGCCTCTGATGCGCGAAGACGATCTTGATGATGTACCAGATGCAGGCAGAAAACTTGCTCAGGAGAAAGTTTACCGGGCGATAAAGAAAGAAGGAAAAGAAAAGGATCTTGTCGCTGCTTATCTTGCCGCGGTAAATTTCACTGACACGATGATTGGAAGACTCATCGATGAATTGGATAAAAGTTCCTACTCCCAAAATACTATAGTGATATTATTGGGCGATCATGGCTGGCATCTGACGGAAAAACTTCACTGGAAGAAAAGTACATTGTGGGAGGAAGCAACCCGCGCACCTCTTATGATATCTGTACCCGGCAACTCACCCAAAAATGTTAGATGCGAACGAACAGTCAGCTTCCTCGATTTGTATCCAACTATTGTTGAACTATGCGGACTTAAACCTAATCCGGCAAATGAAGGTCAAAGTATTGCATCTCTGCTTAAAAATCCTGAAGCAGAGTGGAAATATCCTGCGGTAACAACTCATATGAAGGGAAATCACTCCGTCAGAAATGAAAGATACCGTTACATAAGATATAACGACGGAACCGAAGAACTCTACGATCACGGCAGCGATGAAATGGAATGGAAAAACCTGGCATGGGATCCAGAGTATTCCGGTTTGAAAGAGGAAATGAAAAATTGGCTGCCAAAGACTAATGCAAAAGATTCTAAAAGAGTAAAATGGCCCGGAGATAAAGATGAACCCGGAAGCGAGGATGAAATAAATGGGGAATAA
- a CDS encoding glycoside hydrolase family 88 protein, with protein MRGKFLLIICIVLIYGAGIAQNKKASVIPNESEAEYPIPYLIPKPAEIKEVIDRVKNYFVESTPYRIIDSKTGETITDFSEPNQNAQIDLSKGELTQWSYTMGVVYSGMNLATEVTGDKSYLDYAIKNYNFVFDHLPYFRKIDKKFRARKEQFGQMMHMAALDHCGSIGAALIKTYGKNPDQRYRDMIDTVANYITNKQFRLEDGTLARERPQAVSLWTDDFYMSIPFLAQMGKLTGDKKYWDDAVKQVLQMSKYLFDTNKNLYDHGWNARESKYDPKFYWSRANGWAMMAMAELLSVLPENYKGRDKVVDYLNLVTQQLANLQDGTGFWYQMLDKEKTYLETSGTAMFVFAITRGINEGWIDYTYAPVAIAGWNAVATTVLPNGQVEGTCIGTTFANDNVYYFNRPTSVYAMHGYGPVILAGAEMIRLMNNPKYDVNFNKTIMYRLKGEIKRGE; from the coding sequence ATGAGAGGTAAGTTCTTATTAATTATTTGCATAGTATTAATCTATGGAGCAGGTATTGCGCAAAACAAAAAAGCTTCTGTAATTCCCAATGAATCAGAAGCTGAGTATCCTATTCCTTATTTAATTCCCAAGCCGGCAGAAATTAAGGAAGTAATCGACAGAGTTAAAAATTATTTTGTGGAATCAACTCCATACAGAATAATAGATTCAAAAACTGGAGAGACAATTACTGATTTTTCTGAACCTAATCAGAACGCGCAGATAGATCTTAGTAAGGGTGAATTAACTCAATGGTCCTATACAATGGGTGTTGTATATTCAGGTATGAACCTTGCTACTGAGGTAACCGGAGATAAATCCTACCTCGATTACGCAATTAAAAATTACAATTTTGTTTTCGATCATCTCCCTTATTTCAGAAAAATCGACAAAAAATTTAGGGCAAGAAAGGAACAGTTCGGACAAATGATGCACATGGCGGCTCTGGATCATTGCGGCTCAATCGGGGCGGCGCTTATAAAGACTTATGGAAAAAATCCGGACCAGCGCTACCGCGATATGATAGATACCGTCGCAAATTATATTACCAATAAACAATTCAGACTTGAAGATGGAACTCTCGCAAGAGAAAGACCCCAGGCTGTTTCGTTATGGACAGACGACTTCTATATGTCGATTCCTTTTTTAGCTCAGATGGGAAAGCTGACTGGAGATAAAAAATATTGGGATGATGCTGTTAAACAGGTCCTCCAGATGTCGAAATACCTGTTCGATACAAATAAAAACCTTTATGATCATGGCTGGAACGCACGTGAATCAAAATATGATCCCAAGTTCTATTGGAGCCGTGCCAACGGTTGGGCAATGATGGCTATGGCAGAATTGCTTTCTGTTTTACCGGAGAACTATAAGGGAAGAGACAAAGTGGTTGATTACCTGAATCTTGTTACACAGCAGCTTGCAAATCTTCAGGACGGAACCGGTTTCTGGTATCAGATGCTGGATAAAGAAAAAACATATTTGGAAACCTCAGGTACTGCGATGTTTGTGTTTGCAATAACACGTGGAATTAATGAAGGATGGATTGATTATACTTATGCGCCGGTCGCGATTGCCGGATGGAATGCGGTTGCTACAACAGTTCTTCCGAACGGACAGGTTGAAGGCACATGCATTGGAACAACTTTCGCAAACGATAATGTCTATTATTTCAACCGTCCTACCAGCGTTTATGCCATGCATGGTTACGGACCTGTTATCCTTGCGGGAGCTGAAATGATACGGCTTATGAATAATCCGAAATACGATGTGAATTTCAATAAGACAATTATGTACAGATTGAAAGGCGAAATAAAGAGAGGTGAATAA
- a CDS encoding DUF1961 family protein, with protein sequence MNFYLTRRNLFKLAGAAAGTIGLSKLGFAADSSAIYLPDDEKDPLTEKVYFKKYKELKALYDNPLKSQSDVADFVLEGQAEITFNEGRMRMQNLLDPSLKQKANYVYWCPKDFPDNIAVSWDFWPIKEPGLCIMFFAAKGRNGEDIFDKSLKSRSGDYKQYHHGDINAHHVSYFRRNPKERDFQLSNLRKSYGHVIVTQGADPIPCVEFANGPYQIRVVKAGPVVEFFINELSIFEWTDDGKTLGPVLGGGKIGFRQMAPLVAEYANLKVTSIEKIK encoded by the coding sequence ATGAATTTCTATCTTACTCGAAGAAATCTTTTTAAACTCGCGGGAGCTGCCGCCGGTACAATAGGACTGAGTAAACTCGGATTTGCAGCAGACTCTTCGGCAATTTATTTGCCGGATGATGAAAAGGACCCGCTTACAGAGAAGGTATACTTTAAAAAATATAAAGAACTGAAAGCTCTATATGATAATCCTTTGAAAAGCCAGTCAGACGTCGCGGATTTTGTGCTCGAAGGCCAGGCTGAAATCACGTTTAACGAAGGTAGAATGAGAATGCAGAATCTTCTCGATCCCTCTCTTAAACAGAAAGCTAATTATGTCTACTGGTGCCCAAAGGATTTTCCCGACAATATCGCAGTCTCCTGGGATTTCTGGCCGATCAAGGAACCCGGTTTGTGCATTATGTTTTTTGCTGCTAAGGGACGAAACGGTGAAGATATTTTTGATAAATCTCTAAAGAGCCGTTCCGGCGATTACAAACAGTATCATCATGGCGACATTAATGCACATCATGTTTCTTATTTCAGACGAAATCCGAAGGAAAGAGATTTTCAGCTCAGCAATCTCAGGAAAAGTTACGGACATGTTATAGTTACTCAGGGAGCCGATCCGATTCCATGTGTTGAATTTGCTAATGGTCCTTATCAGATTAGAGTTGTTAAAGCTGGTCCGGTTGTTGAGTTTTTTATTAATGAGCTTTCAATTTTTGAGTGGACTGATGACGGAAAGACTCTTGGACCGGTACTAGGCGGAGGTAAGATAGGATTCCGCCAGATGGCGCCTCTTGTTGCCGAATACGCCAATCTTAAAGTAACGAGTATTGAAAAAATTAAATAA
- a CDS encoding pectate lyase — protein MKNYLRTSFYFFSIIVNFLFAVGQNSFAQENDRLLKKAEESLKKGIEYFHSINIQGGYVYFYTTDLKEKWGEGSTDDSTIEVQPPGTPAVGLSFLKAYKVTGDKSFLRFAHEAGRALFRGQNEYGGWDHKIYFDGKNKKPVVSLDDDQTQSAIRFLMALDQEIKNDTLRNSVNKALNMMLAAQMPQGGWPHKYPKQGNYHDYATFNDAGINRCIDVMLDAYRIYKDDRFYNSLVKVGNYILISQLPPPQPGWAQQYNEFLQPVWARPFEPPSVCPPVTLNNINSLMDLFIVTGNDTLLFPVTDALQWVKDVKMPNGKWPRFAELNTNKPLFYDRGRIRRESFEELSPERNTGYGYQRDLSELINTTEMRYEQMKTGRLGKFQKPSKEEFSIEKLLQKKLEIEKKVKKIIQAQDEMGRWVSKNDKFKAEIPNKAWNGQYIVKDRISSEVFNNNVLVLCEYINIMNELKSERKSKN, from the coding sequence ATGAAAAATTATTTACGGACAAGTTTTTACTTCTTCTCGATAATAGTAAATTTTCTTTTCGCAGTTGGTCAAAATTCTTTTGCCCAGGAGAATGATCGGTTACTGAAAAAAGCCGAAGAGAGTTTAAAGAAAGGAATTGAATATTTTCACTCAATTAATATCCAGGGTGGATATGTCTATTTCTACACCACAGATTTAAAAGAAAAATGGGGTGAGGGATCAACCGACGATTCGACGATTGAAGTGCAGCCTCCCGGCACACCGGCTGTCGGCCTTTCCTTTCTAAAAGCTTACAAAGTAACAGGTGATAAGTCATTTCTGCGCTTTGCTCATGAAGCCGGTAGGGCTTTGTTCAGGGGACAGAATGAATACGGGGGTTGGGATCATAAAATTTATTTCGACGGAAAAAATAAAAAACCGGTCGTAAGTCTTGATGATGACCAGACCCAAAGTGCAATCCGTTTTCTTATGGCGCTCGATCAGGAAATAAAAAATGATACTCTGCGTAACTCAGTAAATAAGGCCCTGAACATGATGCTCGCCGCTCAGATGCCGCAAGGCGGCTGGCCGCACAAATATCCGAAACAGGGTAATTATCACGATTACGCAACTTTCAACGATGCGGGAATTAACAGATGTATTGATGTAATGCTGGATGCTTACAGAATTTATAAGGACGATAGATTTTATAATAGCTTAGTTAAAGTTGGGAATTATATCCTCATTTCACAGTTGCCTCCTCCTCAGCCCGGGTGGGCTCAGCAGTACAATGAATTTCTTCAGCCGGTATGGGCACGACCTTTTGAACCGCCCAGTGTTTGTCCGCCTGTAACTTTGAATAATATCAATTCGCTTATGGATCTATTCATTGTCACGGGAAATGATACACTGCTGTTCCCGGTTACGGATGCACTCCAATGGGTGAAAGATGTAAAAATGCCGAACGGTAAATGGCCCCGTTTTGCCGAACTAAACACAAACAAACCACTGTTCTACGACCGTGGAAGAATAAGAAGAGAAAGTTTTGAAGAATTGAGTCCCGAAAGGAATACCGGTTATGGTTACCAGAGAGATCTTTCGGAATTAATCAATACCACCGAAATGCGATACGAACAAATGAAGACCGGCAGACTGGGAAAATTCCAAAAACCATCTAAAGAAGAATTCTCTATTGAAAAATTGTTGCAGAAGAAATTAGAGATTGAAAAAAAAGTTAAGAAAATTATTCAAGCGCAGGACGAAATGGGGAGATGGGTATCGAAGAATGATAAATTCAAAGCGGAAATACCCAATAAAGCCTGGAACGGTCAGTATATTGTTAAGGACAGGATAAGCAGTGAGGTGTTTAATAACAATGTTCTTGTTTTATGTGAGTATATAAATATTATGAATGAGTTGAAATCAGAGAGGAAATCAAAAAATTAA
- a CDS encoding glycosyl hydrolase family 28 protein has product MIVRFDVFKIFVLLFLGIFYLSLSVSAQDVVKEYPVKYNADKSSVFKVSVNGREIFTEDYKDVHYVNFGFAGKAEITVTVSEKVNKAEISPRRFEIRPEVKGDQISFTIEKPSKLVAYINNLERLFIFADGIENESPEPGDENIVSIEKYSVDNTGKTLSTSSIQKAIDECATFNKILFFPAGVYLIGTLNLRTNSNIYLEYGAVLLGSPDRKDYPQDAGFNEADQVNDPDNYTNKGWKMTYSRLILIGEAENVKLWGRGIIDGQGAKLRPQGKPANLIRVRNSKNILVKGLLLRDPAAWNTHILASDGVTFQDIKMINDRNVFNTDGIDPDGSRNVTVDNCFMYCSDDNIAIKTSGNTELLQPAENILVKNCVFITKKSAMKLGTETRADIRNVTFDNNSILECDRGMSLYSRDGSVFENIHFTNNHFERLFEDNQQRILQFELGDRAVDDAPGYVRRAGQIKNVLIENCVYDYKGNKESNIDGFDENHKISGVQFKNLIIQGTLCKDLKDAWIKINKFTEDVTFEVTEQKNN; this is encoded by the coding sequence ATGATAGTTAGATTCGATGTTTTCAAAATTTTTGTTTTGCTATTCCTCGGAATATTTTATTTGTCCTTAAGTGTATCTGCTCAAGATGTAGTAAAGGAATATCCGGTTAAGTATAATGCAGATAAAAGTTCCGTATTCAAAGTTTCTGTCAATGGCAGAGAAATATTCACTGAAGATTACAAAGATGTTCACTACGTTAATTTTGGATTTGCCGGAAAAGCTGAAATAACTGTCACCGTTTCGGAAAAAGTAAATAAAGCCGAGATAAGTCCAAGACGATTTGAAATAAGACCGGAAGTTAAAGGGGATCAAATTTCTTTCACAATTGAAAAACCTTCGAAACTTGTGGCCTATATAAATAATCTCGAAAGACTTTTTATTTTCGCCGATGGTATTGAAAATGAATCGCCCGAACCAGGTGATGAAAATATTGTTAGCATCGAAAAGTATTCGGTTGACAATACCGGCAAAACGTTAAGCACCTCTTCAATCCAGAAAGCGATAGATGAATGCGCCACCTTTAATAAAATTTTATTCTTCCCTGCAGGCGTTTATCTAATTGGAACTTTGAATCTCAGGACCAATTCGAATATTTATCTCGAGTATGGCGCGGTTTTACTCGGTTCCCCTGATAGAAAAGACTACCCGCAGGATGCGGGATTTAATGAGGCCGACCAGGTAAATGATCCCGATAATTATACTAATAAGGGATGGAAAATGACTTACAGCAGGTTGATCCTGATTGGAGAAGCTGAAAATGTAAAATTGTGGGGAAGAGGAATTATAGATGGTCAGGGGGCTAAACTCCGTCCGCAGGGAAAACCGGCAAATCTTATCAGGGTAAGAAATTCTAAAAACATACTGGTCAAAGGACTGCTTCTCAGAGATCCCGCGGCCTGGAATACACACATTCTCGCATCAGACGGTGTAACCTTCCAGGATATCAAAATGATCAACGACCGAAATGTATTTAATACCGACGGAATCGATCCCGACGGATCGCGTAATGTTACAGTAGACAATTGCTTCATGTACTGCAGCGATGACAATATTGCGATTAAGACCTCAGGTAATACAGAACTGCTTCAACCGGCAGAAAATATCCTGGTTAAGAACTGCGTATTTATTACGAAGAAATCCGCTATGAAACTTGGCACGGAGACAAGAGCGGATATCAGGAACGTGACATTTGATAACAATTCTATTCTGGAATGTGACCGCGGCATGTCCCTCTATTCAAGAGACGGTTCCGTTTTTGAAAATATCCATTTTACGAATAATCATTTTGAAAGACTATTTGAGGATAACCAGCAGAGAATCCTGCAGTTCGAACTGGGCGATAGAGCGGTTGATGATGCGCCGGGATACGTAAGGCGCGCCGGACAAATTAAAAATGTACTTATCGAAAACTGCGTATACGATTATAAGGGAAACAAAGAATCCAACATTGACGGGTTTGATGAGAATCATAAAATATCCGGAGTGCAATTCAAAAACCTGATTATACAAGGAACTCTGTGCAAAGATTTGAAGGATGCCTGGATAAAGATAAATAAATTCACTGAAGATGTTACATTCGAAGTGACAGAACAGAAAAATAATTGA
- a CDS encoding metallophosphoesterase yields the protein MGNKLFYGKSITIFLMFLLFTAFNSTSSQVIYDSLNVIHLTDIHVADWYGYHPDHRKKRREQYEDNQQKFVEFLNTIPEKVNADAIMTSGDNIDFYAGESIDGSAMAGQVENFVNICRKSPVPVFLTLGNHEISTFYTKAAKEKKNNLSGHFNAEASKAAWIKNAECFQNGSYYSKQFNAGGTEYLFLFLEAIYRIEGNPTDAYWNPEMVEWLNHELEVNKDAKAVMFFHVPLPAPDNNRDGKFINKPLDGWPDDEAYKSGIMKTLIDHKNIVAMFVGHMHENIYEEIYLPDGRKIPEIETASFGENENNWRLLTFKKDLIRVSKSGGNEMDFSIIINKGR from the coding sequence ATGGGGAATAAATTATTCTACGGAAAAAGCATTACGATTTTTCTAATGTTTTTGCTGTTTACTGCGTTCAATTCTACTTCTTCGCAGGTGATTTATGATTCTCTGAATGTAATTCATCTGACGGATATTCACGTAGCCGATTGGTACGGTTACCATCCCGATCATAGGAAGAAAAGAAGAGAGCAGTACGAAGATAATCAGCAGAAGTTCGTTGAGTTCCTAAATACCATACCGGAAAAAGTAAACGCAGATGCAATAATGACATCGGGTGACAATATTGATTTTTATGCAGGTGAATCCATTGATGGAAGCGCAATGGCGGGGCAGGTAGAAAATTTTGTGAATATATGCAGAAAATCACCGGTACCGGTTTTTCTGACTTTGGGCAACCATGAAATTTCAACGTTTTACACAAAAGCAGCTAAGGAAAAAAAGAACAATCTAAGCGGTCACTTTAATGCTGAAGCTTCAAAAGCCGCATGGATAAAAAATGCAGAATGCTTTCAGAATGGCTCATACTATTCCAAGCAATTTAATGCGGGAGGCACAGAGTATCTTTTCCTTTTCCTGGAAGCAATCTACCGCATCGAGGGAAATCCCACTGATGCATACTGGAATCCTGAGATGGTTGAATGGCTCAATCATGAGCTTGAGGTTAATAAAGATGCTAAAGCTGTAATGTTTTTCCATGTACCCTTGCCTGCACCAGATAATAATCGGGACGGAAAATTCATTAACAAACCTTTAGATGGCTGGCCTGATGACGAAGCATACAAATCGGGAATTATGAAAACTCTTATTGATCACAAAAATATTGTAGCAATGTTTGTTGGACATATGCACGAGAACATTTACGAGGAAATTTATCTACCTGACGGAAGAAAAATTCCTGAAATTGAAACTGCGTCGTTCGGTGAAAATGAAAATAACTGGAGGCTTCTAACATTTAAAAAAGATTTAATCCGGGTTTCAAAATCCGGCGGAAATGAAATGGATTTTTCAATTATAATAAATAAAGGGAGATAA